Proteins encoded within one genomic window of Synechococcus sp. PCC 7335:
- a CDS encoding MFS transporter, producing MTESASSGSIDGSKDNRSNSWLIKATLLLASTLTVMSGATIAPSLPAMQTHFSDVTDADFWVKLVLTVPALFIVVGSPIAGQMVDKVGRKPLLFGSALLYGLAGSSGVWLDSVFAILVGRAFLGIAVAGVMVSATTLIADYYQGDDRANFMGLQAAFMGFGGVLFLSVGGFIADLSWRFPFLIYLLSWLIVPTILSALYEPDRTPKKPVDTLEPAAKVAFPVKLLILIYGATFLQMLAFYLIPVQMPFYLEQLTGAGATQTGLAIALSTLFSAFASMNYGKFKQRFSFISILAIAFGLMGIGYIGIGLVSSYQLMLLVLVPIGIGLGLVMPNLNVWASNEVPNALRGRALGGLTTFMFLGQFLSPIVSAPVSNALGLTATYGLTGVLLAVIGAILWTSKRQVCRLIRSQVGQT from the coding sequence ATGACAGAATCCGCCTCCAGTGGATCTATAGACGGATCCAAAGACAATAGATCAAATTCGTGGTTAATAAAAGCGACTCTGTTACTAGCAAGTACGCTGACGGTAATGTCAGGTGCAACTATTGCCCCTTCATTACCGGCGATGCAGACACATTTCTCAGATGTTACCGACGCTGACTTTTGGGTGAAGCTGGTGCTGACAGTCCCTGCGCTGTTTATTGTGGTTGGTTCGCCGATTGCTGGACAGATGGTAGATAAGGTAGGGCGAAAGCCGCTTTTGTTCGGCTCAGCGCTTCTGTATGGACTAGCAGGTAGCTCTGGCGTTTGGCTTGATTCTGTGTTCGCGATTTTGGTTGGTAGAGCGTTTCTAGGGATTGCGGTGGCTGGAGTTATGGTCAGTGCGACAACGCTGATCGCTGATTATTATCAAGGCGATGATAGAGCCAACTTTATGGGCTTGCAAGCTGCTTTCATGGGATTTGGAGGTGTTCTATTTCTTTCGGTCGGTGGGTTTATCGCCGATCTTAGCTGGCGCTTCCCGTTCCTAATCTATCTACTCTCTTGGCTGATAGTGCCGACTATACTCTCTGCGCTGTACGAGCCAGATCGAACCCCAAAGAAGCCAGTAGATACTCTAGAACCAGCTGCCAAAGTAGCGTTTCCGGTAAAGTTGTTGATCTTGATCTATGGTGCAACCTTTCTACAAATGCTGGCTTTCTACCTAATTCCGGTGCAGATGCCGTTTTATCTGGAGCAGTTGACAGGTGCAGGGGCTACTCAAACCGGATTAGCGATCGCACTTTCGACACTTTTCAGCGCCTTTGCCTCAATGAACTATGGCAAGTTCAAACAGCGCTTCAGCTTTATTAGCATTTTGGCGATCGCCTTTGGACTAATGGGGATAGGCTATATTGGGATTGGGCTAGTCAGCAGCTATCAGCTAATGCTGTTGGTGTTGGTCCCTATTGGAATTGGTCTGGGGTTAGTGATGCCAAACCTCAACGTCTGGGCGTCTAACGAAGTGCCCAATGCACTGAGAGGAAGAGCCTTAGGCGGACTAACAACCTTTATGTTTCTAGGCCAATTTCTATCGCCGATTGTCTCCGCCCCCGTGAGCAACGCCCTTGGCCTAACCGCAACCTATGGTCTAACAGGCGTGCTCCTAGCAGTGATCGGTGCTATTTTATGGACCTCCAAAAGGCAAGTCTGTCGGTTGATTCGTAGTCAGGTGGGTCAAACTTGA
- a CDS encoding NADPH-dependent FMN reductase has translation MKVVCIGGSLREDSYSMQALELAAERLRLLGAEVTVLDLKEMTLPFCDGGSDYPEYPDVEVMRSHVTESDALVIATPEYHGSVSGVIKNALDLMSFDHLDGKVTGMISVLGGQSNSNALNDLRVIMRWVHAWVIPEQVAIGQAWNAFDSEGNFKDEKLSQRLDAFVKSLFQNTERLRG, from the coding sequence GTGAAAGTAGTTTGTATAGGCGGTAGCCTGAGAGAAGATTCTTATAGCATGCAGGCGCTTGAGCTAGCCGCCGAGCGGCTGCGTTTGTTAGGTGCTGAAGTAACCGTTTTGGATCTTAAAGAAATGACCTTGCCCTTTTGCGATGGCGGCAGCGACTATCCTGAGTATCCAGATGTTGAAGTGATGCGATCGCACGTAACTGAATCAGACGCACTTGTGATTGCCACGCCTGAGTATCATGGCAGCGTTAGCGGCGTTATCAAGAACGCCCTAGATTTAATGAGCTTCGATCATTTAGATGGCAAAGTCACCGGTATGATTAGCGTGCTTGGCGGACAGTCAAACAGCAATGCGCTCAATGACCTGCGGGTGATCATGAGATGGGTTCATGCCTGGGTGATTCCTGAGCAAGTTGCCATCGGTCAGGCGTGGAATGCCTTCGATTCGGAGGGCAATTTCAAAGATGAGAAACTATCGCAACGACTTGACGCTTTTGTCAAAAGTCTTTTTCAGAATACAGAAAGACTAAGAGGCTAA
- a CDS encoding SH3 domain-containing protein, which produces MALHTKKTFQTGLLSAIATGLVAGFGLMAKADTAAAHCDLYAPGEDYAYLSSNCTFSQRQGYIGIQLQANGVRYEFDPIGDQPGNYIDQHGNPVYRQAGLGDAGNIFEFVDGSHLYLYWDSSSSYGSTSSASGDRVGTLVAHERGSQINLRSEPTIYSRALGYGLAGDQIDILNCEQDTDTATSDLNWCRVQFLESGAIGWIRSDFIIFPSDGRL; this is translated from the coding sequence ATGGCTCTACACACGAAGAAGACATTTCAGACTGGCTTACTGTCTGCTATAGCCACCGGGCTAGTAGCTGGTTTCGGGCTGATGGCAAAAGCTGACACCGCCGCTGCTCACTGCGATCTATATGCACCTGGAGAGGACTATGCCTACCTTTCTAGTAACTGTACGTTCTCGCAAAGGCAGGGCTATATTGGCATTCAGCTACAGGCAAATGGCGTACGCTACGAATTCGATCCGATAGGTGACCAGCCAGGGAACTACATTGATCAGCATGGGAACCCAGTTTATCGACAGGCCGGACTAGGCGATGCTGGCAATATTTTTGAGTTTGTTGATGGCTCGCATCTTTATTTGTATTGGGATAGTAGCAGTTCTTATGGAAGCACGTCTTCGGCTTCAGGCGATCGCGTTGGTACGTTAGTTGCCCATGAGCGCGGATCTCAGATCAACTTGCGGAGTGAACCCACTATTTATTCAAGGGCGCTGGGTTACGGTTTGGCTGGAGATCAGATCGATATTCTCAATTGTGAACAGGATACTGATACAGCTACGAGCGATCTCAACTGGTGTCGTGTGCAGTTTCTAGAATCAGGCGCGATTGGCTGGATTCGCAGTGATTTCATCATCTTTCCGAGCGATGGCAGATTGTAG